One Fontisphaera persica DNA window includes the following coding sequences:
- a CDS encoding TMEM14 family protein, protein MTKIVLWVYVVLLVVGGLIGYLKAGSTMSLVTSTIFAIPLALCALGVLPPWVGRLLTAVLAGFFVFRVIKTGKFMPAGMMAIVSAIVLLLLFLL, encoded by the coding sequence ATGACAAAGATTGTTTTGTGGGTTTATGTGGTGTTGCTGGTGGTCGGCGGCTTGATAGGTTATCTCAAGGCGGGCAGCACGATGTCGCTGGTGACTTCCACCATTTTTGCCATTCCTCTGGCCCTGTGTGCCTTGGGGGTGTTGCCGCCATGGGTGGGACGCCTGTTGACCGCAGTACTGGCGGGCTTTTTTGTGTTTCGGGTGATTAAGACCGGCAAATTTATGCCCGCAGGCATGATGGCCATTGTTTCGGCCATTGTCCTGCTGCTCCTTTTTCTGCTCTAA
- a CDS encoding DNA topoisomerase III, with the protein MGKALIIAEKPSVARDIAKALGGFKSHDDYFESDQYVLASAVGHLLELAVPPQYEVKRGKWSFAHLPVIPPHFDLQPIEKTASKLRLLERLIKRKDVDSLINACDAGREGELIFRYIVKYTGTAKPIRRLWLQSMTPAAIREGFASLRADEELQPLATAAICRSESDWLVGINGTRALTAFNSRSGGFQKTTVGRVQTPTLAILVEREHKIRKFVPRDYWEVHATFTAQAGTYTGRWFDEKFVRDKEDAELRPERLWDAQRAEDIRARCLGKPGVVTEESKPATQLSPLLYDLTSLQREANSRFGFSAKATLSLAQALYEKHKVITYPRTDSRALPEDYQATVRQTLKAMEGTDYGTFARTVLEQGWVRPNKRIFSNAKVSDHFAIIPTPLEPKHLTDAERKIYDMIARRFLAVFYPAAEYLVTTRITRVEGEPFKSEGKVMLNPGWLAVYGKEAPADDTPSLVPVQPGEAVDTTEIQVEKSQTRPPPRFTEATLLSAMEGAGKLVEDEELREAMAAKGLGTPATRAAIIEGLIEEKYVVRHGKELVPTAKAFSLIVLLNGLGIPELCKPELTGDWEFKLKLMERGQMRREDFMREIEAMTRHIVEQARNYHSDTVPGDFGELKTPCPKCGGLIKENYRNFQCQNCNFAFRKIVAGRILEHEEAEALVSRKVIGPLQGFRSQKGFPFAAMLRLADDGNIELDFGNGERKNGQAENGEKENGAAVDFSGKEPLGQCPKCGQRVFEAGMAYLCEKATGPEKTCDFRTGTVILQRKMAPEEMKQLLAEGKTGLLKGFVSKRNGRTFDAHLVLGKDGSVGFEFAARPGRAKDAKKSADQPPPPKLDFSGQKALGKCPRCGGGVYEGPDAYLCERTQLTSRACKFKVGKVILQQPLDAAQITKLLAERRTDVLDGFISKKTGKPFKAALVLDEKERVAFEFPEREAGA; encoded by the coding sequence ATGGGCAAAGCATTAATCATTGCAGAGAAACCGTCCGTGGCCCGCGACATCGCGAAGGCCCTGGGGGGATTCAAGTCGCATGACGACTATTTTGAGAGCGATCAATATGTCCTCGCCTCGGCGGTGGGGCATTTATTGGAGCTGGCCGTGCCGCCGCAGTATGAGGTCAAGCGCGGCAAATGGTCGTTTGCCCACCTCCCGGTGATTCCGCCCCACTTTGATCTGCAACCGATTGAGAAAACCGCATCCAAACTGCGCCTGTTGGAACGCTTGATCAAGCGCAAGGATGTGGACAGTCTCATTAACGCCTGCGATGCGGGGCGAGAGGGAGAGTTGATTTTTCGGTATATCGTCAAGTACACCGGCACCGCCAAGCCCATCCGCCGCCTCTGGCTGCAATCTATGACTCCTGCGGCCATCCGCGAAGGGTTTGCCAGTTTGCGGGCGGATGAAGAGTTGCAGCCGCTGGCGACTGCCGCCATTTGCCGCTCCGAATCGGACTGGCTGGTGGGCATTAACGGCACTCGCGCTCTGACGGCATTTAATTCACGCAGCGGTGGCTTTCAAAAAACCACCGTCGGCCGGGTGCAGACTCCCACCCTTGCCATTTTGGTGGAGCGGGAGCATAAAATCCGCAAATTCGTGCCCCGCGACTATTGGGAGGTGCATGCCACCTTTACGGCTCAAGCAGGCACTTACACCGGCCGGTGGTTTGACGAAAAGTTTGTCCGCGACAAGGAGGATGCGGAGCTGCGCCCCGAACGCCTGTGGGATGCCCAGCGGGCGGAGGACATCCGCGCCCGTTGTCTGGGCAAGCCGGGTGTGGTCACCGAGGAAAGCAAGCCGGCCACGCAGCTTTCACCGTTGCTGTACGATCTAACCTCCCTGCAACGGGAGGCCAACAGCCGCTTTGGATTTTCAGCCAAAGCCACCCTCTCGCTGGCCCAGGCCCTTTACGAAAAACACAAAGTCATCACCTACCCCCGCACGGACTCCCGCGCCCTGCCGGAAGATTATCAAGCCACCGTGCGCCAGACGCTCAAGGCCATGGAGGGGACCGATTACGGCACGTTTGCCCGAACCGTCCTGGAACAGGGCTGGGTGCGGCCCAACAAACGCATTTTCAGCAATGCCAAGGTATCCGACCACTTCGCCATTATCCCCACCCCGTTGGAGCCCAAACACTTAACCGATGCCGAGCGGAAGATTTATGACATGATTGCGCGCCGGTTTCTTGCAGTCTTCTATCCGGCCGCGGAATACCTGGTCACCACTCGCATCACGCGCGTGGAGGGCGAGCCCTTCAAGAGCGAGGGCAAGGTGATGTTAAATCCCGGCTGGCTGGCGGTTTATGGCAAAGAAGCGCCGGCTGATGATACTCCCTCTTTGGTTCCGGTCCAGCCGGGCGAGGCCGTGGACACAACGGAAATTCAGGTGGAAAAGAGCCAAACCCGCCCGCCGCCGCGGTTTACGGAAGCCACCCTGTTGAGCGCCATGGAGGGCGCGGGCAAGCTGGTGGAGGACGAAGAATTGCGGGAAGCCATGGCGGCCAAAGGCCTTGGCACACCTGCCACCCGCGCCGCCATTATTGAGGGCTTGATTGAAGAAAAGTATGTGGTCCGCCACGGCAAGGAATTGGTGCCCACCGCCAAGGCTTTTTCCCTGATTGTGCTCCTGAACGGTCTGGGTATTCCGGAGTTGTGCAAACCCGAACTGACGGGGGACTGGGAGTTCAAGCTCAAGCTCATGGAGCGCGGCCAGATGCGGCGGGAGGATTTCATGCGCGAAATCGAAGCCATGACCCGCCATATCGTGGAGCAGGCCCGCAATTACCACAGCGATACCGTGCCGGGTGATTTTGGCGAATTGAAGACTCCTTGTCCCAAGTGTGGCGGCTTAATCAAGGAAAACTACCGCAATTTCCAGTGCCAGAATTGCAACTTTGCCTTTCGTAAAATTGTGGCCGGACGCATCCTCGAGCATGAAGAGGCGGAGGCATTGGTGTCCCGGAAGGTAATCGGGCCGTTGCAGGGATTTCGCAGTCAGAAAGGGTTTCCCTTTGCCGCGATGCTGCGTCTGGCTGACGATGGAAACATCGAACTGGATTTTGGCAACGGAGAGCGCAAGAACGGGCAGGCGGAAAACGGGGAAAAGGAAAACGGCGCGGCGGTGGATTTTTCCGGCAAGGAACCGCTGGGCCAATGTCCCAAATGTGGCCAGCGGGTCTTTGAAGCGGGCATGGCGTACTTGTGCGAAAAAGCGACCGGCCCGGAGAAGACCTGCGATTTCCGCACCGGCACCGTCATTTTGCAGCGCAAAATGGCGCCGGAGGAAATGAAACAGCTTCTGGCGGAGGGCAAAACGGGTTTGCTGAAAGGATTTGTGTCCAAACGCAATGGACGCACTTTTGACGCCCACCTGGTGTTGGGCAAAGACGGCTCGGTGGGTTTTGAATTTGCCGCCCGGCCAGGACGGGCCAAGGACGCCAAAAAATCGGCCGACCAGCCCCCGCCGCCGAAGCTGGATTTTTCGGGACAAAAGGCGCTGGGCAAATGTCCCCGTTGCGGGGGCGGGGTTTATGAGGGCCCGGATGCCTACTTGTGCGAGCGCACTCAATTAACCAGCCGGGCTTGCAAATTCAAGGTGGGCAAGGTCATTTTGCAGCAGCCCCTGGATGCCGCGCAAATAACCAAGCTCCTGGCCGAGAGGCGCACGGATGTGTTAGACGGCTTTATCTCAAAAAAGACGGGCAAACCTTTCAAGGCAGCGCTGGTGTTGGACGAAAAGGAAAGGGTGGCCTTTGAGTTTCCTGAACGCGAGGCCGGGGCTTGA
- a CDS encoding response regulator, translated as MKVLLAEDELASREMLETILRRMGLEVVACGDGETAWELLQSAQRPSLAVLDWRMPGLDGDEICRRVRSVPALRHLYLILVTGLSQPEHIVAGLEAGANDYLTKPFNPVELEARVKVGLRVLQLQDELIARIRELELAMSHVKRLQGLLPICVMCKKVRNDDNYWQQVDAYFAEHANVRFNRALCPECAAREARKFE; from the coding sequence ATGAAAGTGTTGCTGGCCGAAGATGAACTCGCTTCCCGTGAGATGCTGGAAACCATCCTGAGACGCATGGGGTTGGAGGTGGTCGCCTGCGGGGATGGGGAAACGGCCTGGGAATTATTACAGTCCGCCCAACGCCCCTCGCTGGCGGTGCTAGATTGGCGCATGCCAGGTTTGGATGGCGATGAGATATGCCGGCGGGTGCGCAGTGTGCCTGCCCTGCGTCATCTTTATTTGATTCTGGTCACCGGCCTCAGCCAGCCGGAGCACATTGTGGCCGGATTGGAGGCCGGCGCCAACGACTACCTGACCAAACCCTTTAATCCTGTGGAATTGGAAGCCCGCGTGAAAGTGGGATTGCGCGTGCTGCAGCTCCAGGACGAATTAATCGCCCGCATCCGGGAGCTCGAGCTGGCCATGAGCCACGTCAAACGCCTGCAAGGCCTGCTGCCCATTTGTGTCATGTGCAAGAAGGTGCGCAATGACGACAATTACTGGCAGCAGGTGGACGCCTATTTTGCGGAACATGCCAATGTGCGCTTCAATCGGGCCCTGTGCCCGGAATGTGCGGCGCGCGAAGCCCGCAAGTTTGAGTAA
- a CDS encoding NYN domain-containing protein, translated as MKKVALLIDGGWFTKVLRKELSETVSNGHARRPTVTAEVVRKNALLALNPEEEEPWRIFYYDAYPYDGMVTNPVDGKSADFGTSPTNAYATKLFKELGQMDLVALRRGVLKPRGWLLTESFVRKALAAAQEGSAVPALEPEDVTFALEQKGVDIRVGLDVATLAIKRLVDRILIFSGDTDIVPAMKMARREGLQVAVVEVGGTRLSGELVEDADFLRHIEPVM; from the coding sequence ATGAAAAAAGTTGCGTTATTGATTGATGGCGGTTGGTTTACGAAGGTGTTGCGTAAAGAACTTTCGGAGACGGTTTCCAACGGGCATGCCCGCCGGCCCACGGTGACTGCGGAGGTGGTGCGAAAAAATGCGTTGCTGGCGTTGAACCCGGAGGAGGAAGAACCTTGGCGCATTTTTTACTACGATGCTTATCCCTACGACGGCATGGTGACCAACCCGGTGGATGGCAAGTCCGCCGATTTTGGTACCAGCCCCACCAATGCCTATGCCACCAAATTGTTCAAGGAACTGGGGCAAATGGATTTGGTGGCCCTGCGGCGCGGTGTGTTGAAGCCCCGCGGGTGGCTATTAACCGAGAGCTTTGTGCGCAAAGCCCTGGCCGCGGCGCAAGAGGGAAGCGCCGTCCCAGCCCTTGAGCCGGAGGATGTTACCTTTGCCTTGGAACAAAAGGGGGTGGACATCCGGGTGGGACTGGATGTGGCCACCCTGGCGATTAAAAGATTGGTGGACCGCATTCTGATTTTTTCCGGGGATACGGACATTGTGCCCGCGATGAAAATGGCCCGCCGGGAGGGCTTGCAAGTGGCGGTGGTGGAAGTCGGCGGCACCCGTCTTAGCGGTGAATTGGTGGAAGACGCGGATTTCCTGCGGCATATCGAGCCGGTCATGTAA
- a CDS encoding DUF268 domain-containing protein has product MSWKDWIRRYPRMHCAFKHLYSAALAPWCYLHGKPPSLIPRSLRPAFTLGGKVAVWYAYVDGSRSVPLHYDRQRIAEICQRVAAGELGHYGQVDAWLYSALQRYPIAGQRVAVMGSTDQGYGPWYEAIGLHYGARPVTVDYNPIEFEDERLQFMRAPLDWARVEPFDAALSISSFEHDGLGRYGEPLDPEGDLKAMQLMKRLLKPGGRLFLTVPVGKDKVVFNIHRIYGRLRLPLLLQGWTVEDRFGWDEAALDRDTGFGWEPVKYQRGPAGWEVQPLHPGCPEYAPVWVLRNEPA; this is encoded by the coding sequence ATGTCCTGGAAAGATTGGATTCGCCGATACCCCCGGATGCATTGCGCATTCAAGCACTTGTACTCGGCGGCCTTGGCGCCTTGGTGCTATCTGCACGGCAAACCGCCTTCCTTGATTCCGCGGTCCCTGCGGCCGGCCTTTACGCTGGGAGGCAAAGTGGCTGTCTGGTATGCTTATGTGGATGGGTCGCGGTCTGTGCCCCTTCATTACGACCGGCAACGCATCGCCGAAATTTGCCAGCGGGTGGCCGCAGGGGAATTGGGGCACTATGGGCAGGTGGATGCGTGGTTATATTCCGCTTTGCAACGCTATCCCATTGCCGGCCAGCGGGTGGCGGTAATGGGCAGCACGGATCAAGGCTACGGCCCTTGGTATGAGGCCATCGGCCTGCATTACGGCGCCCGTCCCGTGACCGTGGATTACAATCCGATTGAATTTGAGGATGAACGGTTGCAATTTATGCGCGCGCCGCTGGACTGGGCGCGGGTCGAGCCCTTTGATGCTGCATTGTCCATATCCTCGTTTGAACATGACGGTTTGGGGCGCTATGGCGAGCCTTTGGATCCCGAAGGGGACCTCAAGGCCATGCAACTTATGAAGCGCCTCCTTAAACCGGGTGGCCGCCTTTTCCTCACCGTGCCGGTAGGAAAAGACAAGGTGGTCTTTAATATCCACCGCATTTATGGCCGTCTGCGGCTTCCCCTGTTGCTTCAAGGTTGGACCGTGGAGGATCGCTTTGGATGGGATGAAGCTGCCCTGGACCGTGATACCGGTTTCGGATGGGAGCCGGTTAAATACCAGCGCGGACCCGCTGGCTGGGAGGTGCAGCCTTTGCATCCCGGCTGCCCGGAATACGCCCCTGTATGGGTCTTGCGCAACGAACCCGCATGA
- the secA gene encoding preprotein translocase subunit SecA gives MLGYIIKKIFGSKNDRELRRLLPLVRQINQIEQELQSLPDEALREKTAAWKAKLSTIEDNNELQRELDAILPEAFAVVKNACRRLLGTEIVVRGHTIKWDMVPFDVQLMGAWALHKGRIAEMATGEGKTLVATLPVYLNALSGRGVHVVTVNDYLAARDSEWMGAVYRFLGLTVGCILHDQPPSLRREQYHCDITYGTNAEFGFDYLRDNGMATTAEEQVQRGHYYAIVDEVDSILIDEARTPLIISGPAVVNADNDHYAQHKPMVERLVRAQEQLCNRFLREAEELMKKLHPADGSHPENPEELERQIGLLLFKVKMGQPRSEGLMRLLENPENIRLMNNAELQLHADQSKRELYATKEELFFAMDEKTHEADLTEKGRKFLSPDDPDAFVMPDLISLYHAIDTGPETDPRKRAELKARAQAQFEEKAKTIHCIAQLLKAYCLYLRDVHYVVQDNKVVIVDENTGRLMTGRRWSDGLHSAVEAKEGVEVEKETQTYATITIQNYFRMYTKLAGMTGTAETEAQEFYDIYKLGVLVIPTNKPCIRKDFNDSVYKTKREKFAAVLKEIQEIHAQGRPILVGTVSVETSEHLSRMLQRVGLVHSVLNAKYHQQEAEIVARAGQRGAITIATNMAGRGTDIKLGPGVAELGGLHVIGTERHEARRIDRQLRGRCARQGDPGSSHFFISLEDDLMRLFGSDRIVKVMEKMGYEEGQELQHPLLNRSIESAQKRVEQQNFQIRKRVLEYDDVMNKQREVVYGFRNEIIHADDVRDRLMDIMEEVVQTKVMQYITTDEERDQWNLRGLAEWINLNFPITMPEAELARLADTATETPVPGSMFDGMTPAQLAVCRAIIKAVRDAYELKVQYENPQDLKAIERYTILSAIDRRWQEHLYNMDSLRNAIGLRAYGQRDPLIEYKAEAYKMFDELMVEIKSEVCHNIFRSASSLMAFENFLRNLPQQTMHENASAYGSAAAAAPGAAPPRKESDIVSEANQALAKAKPVRTGPKVGRNDPCPCGSGKKYKHCCGR, from the coding sequence ATGCTAGGGTACATCATCAAAAAGATTTTCGGGTCCAAGAATGACCGTGAACTGCGGCGCCTGCTGCCTTTGGTCCGCCAGATTAACCAGATTGAGCAGGAGCTGCAAAGTCTGCCGGACGAAGCCTTGCGCGAAAAAACGGCCGCCTGGAAAGCCAAACTTTCCACCATCGAGGACAATAACGAGCTGCAACGCGAGCTGGATGCTATCCTGCCCGAAGCTTTCGCGGTGGTCAAAAACGCCTGCCGCCGGCTGCTGGGAACCGAAATTGTGGTGCGGGGCCACACCATCAAATGGGACATGGTGCCCTTCGATGTCCAGCTCATGGGCGCCTGGGCGCTGCATAAAGGCCGGATTGCCGAAATGGCCACCGGTGAGGGCAAAACCCTCGTCGCCACCCTGCCCGTCTATTTGAATGCACTGAGCGGGCGCGGGGTGCACGTGGTCACAGTGAACGACTATCTGGCCGCCCGCGACAGCGAATGGATGGGCGCCGTGTACCGTTTTCTGGGGTTGACCGTGGGCTGCATTCTCCATGACCAGCCGCCCAGTCTGCGCCGCGAGCAGTACCACTGCGACATTACCTACGGCACCAATGCCGAGTTTGGCTTTGACTACCTCCGCGACAACGGCATGGCCACCACCGCCGAAGAGCAGGTTCAGCGGGGCCATTATTACGCCATTGTGGACGAGGTGGACTCCATTCTGATTGATGAAGCGCGCACCCCGCTCATCATCAGCGGGCCGGCCGTGGTCAATGCGGACAATGACCATTACGCGCAGCACAAACCGATGGTGGAACGCCTGGTTCGCGCCCAGGAGCAGTTGTGCAACCGTTTTCTGCGCGAGGCGGAGGAACTGATGAAAAAACTCCATCCTGCCGACGGCTCCCACCCCGAAAACCCGGAGGAGCTGGAACGCCAAATCGGTCTGCTGCTCTTCAAGGTCAAAATGGGACAGCCGCGCTCGGAAGGTTTGATGCGGTTGCTGGAAAATCCCGAAAACATCCGCCTGATGAACAATGCGGAGCTGCAGCTTCACGCCGATCAATCCAAGCGCGAGCTTTACGCCACCAAGGAGGAGCTGTTCTTCGCAATGGATGAGAAAACCCACGAAGCAGACCTGACGGAGAAGGGGCGAAAATTCCTCAGCCCCGACGACCCGGATGCTTTCGTGATGCCGGACCTGATTTCGCTTTATCACGCGATTGATACCGGCCCGGAAACCGATCCACGCAAACGTGCTGAACTCAAGGCCCGGGCGCAGGCGCAGTTTGAGGAAAAGGCCAAGACCATCCATTGCATTGCGCAATTGTTGAAGGCCTACTGCCTGTACCTCCGCGACGTCCATTACGTCGTGCAGGACAACAAGGTCGTCATTGTGGACGAAAACACCGGACGCTTGATGACCGGCCGCCGCTGGAGCGATGGCTTGCACTCGGCCGTGGAGGCCAAGGAAGGGGTGGAGGTGGAAAAGGAAACCCAGACTTACGCCACCATCACCATCCAAAACTATTTCCGCATGTACACCAAGCTGGCCGGCATGACCGGCACAGCGGAAACCGAAGCGCAGGAATTTTACGACATCTACAAGCTGGGCGTGCTGGTCATCCCCACCAACAAGCCGTGCATCCGCAAGGATTTCAACGACTCCGTATATAAGACCAAACGCGAAAAATTTGCCGCGGTCCTCAAGGAAATTCAGGAAATTCACGCCCAGGGCCGACCCATTCTCGTGGGCACGGTCTCCGTGGAGACCAGCGAGCATCTCTCCCGCATGCTTCAGCGCGTGGGGCTGGTCCACTCGGTGCTCAACGCCAAGTACCACCAACAGGAGGCTGAGATTGTGGCCCGAGCCGGCCAGCGTGGCGCTATTACCATCGCCACCAACATGGCCGGCCGCGGCACGGACATTAAACTGGGCCCCGGCGTGGCCGAACTGGGCGGTTTGCATGTCATTGGCACCGAGCGCCACGAAGCCCGGCGCATTGACCGCCAGTTGCGCGGCCGCTGTGCGCGCCAGGGAGACCCCGGCTCCTCGCATTTCTTCATCTCCCTGGAAGACGATTTGATGCGCTTGTTTGGCTCGGATCGCATCGTCAAAGTCATGGAGAAGATGGGTTACGAGGAGGGCCAGGAGCTGCAGCATCCGCTGCTCAACCGCTCCATCGAATCCGCCCAAAAACGCGTCGAGCAGCAAAACTTTCAAATTCGCAAGCGCGTGCTGGAGTACGACGACGTGATGAACAAACAGCGCGAAGTCGTGTACGGCTTCCGCAATGAAATCATCCACGCCGACGATGTGCGGGACCGCCTGATGGACATCATGGAAGAAGTGGTCCAAACCAAGGTGATGCAATACATCACCACCGATGAAGAACGCGACCAATGGAATCTGCGCGGGCTGGCGGAATGGATTAACCTCAACTTCCCCATCACCATGCCCGAAGCTGAGCTGGCGCGCCTGGCCGACACCGCCACGGAAACCCCGGTGCCAGGCTCCATGTTCGATGGCATGACTCCCGCCCAGTTGGCGGTATGCCGGGCAATTATCAAGGCTGTGCGCGATGCCTACGAGCTGAAGGTGCAGTATGAGAACCCGCAGGACCTGAAGGCCATTGAACGGTACACCATTCTTTCCGCCATTGACCGGCGCTGGCAGGAGCACCTCTACAACATGGACAGCCTCCGCAACGCCATTGGCCTGCGCGCCTACGGCCAGCGTGACCCGCTGATTGAATACAAGGCCGAGGCCTACAAAATGTTCGATGAGCTGATGGTGGAAATTAAATCCGAGGTGTGCCACAACATCTTCCGCAGCGCCTCCAGCCTGATGGCCTTCGAGAATTTCCTGCGCAATCTGCCGCAGCAAACCATGCACGAAAACGCTTCCGCCTATGGCTCTGCCGCCGCGGCGGCGCCGGGCGCGGCGCCGCCGCGCAAGGAAAGCGATATCGTCAGCGAGGCCAATCAAGCCCTGGCCAAAGCCAAGCCGGTGCGCACCGGCCCGAAAGTTGGCCGCAATGACCCCTGCCCTTGCGGCAGCGGAAAGAAGTATAAACATTGTTGCGGGCGTTGA
- a CDS encoding HesB/IscA family protein: MIAASAKQNQPAAAVNYRVGDERLVRVTPSAGEKVRSLLQKQGRPHGVLRIAVVGGGCSGLQYKMDLQDGPANRDILVESGGIRVVVDPKSALYVTGSELDYVDALQGGGFKVKNPNAATTCSCGESFSA; this comes from the coding sequence ATGATAGCGGCTTCTGCGAAACAAAACCAACCTGCGGCAGCGGTCAATTACCGCGTGGGAGATGAACGGCTGGTGCGGGTGACCCCCAGCGCCGGGGAAAAAGTGCGTTCTTTGTTGCAAAAACAAGGGCGGCCCCATGGCGTGCTGCGCATTGCGGTGGTGGGAGGAGGCTGCTCGGGCCTGCAATACAAGATGGATTTGCAGGATGGTCCGGCCAACCGCGACATATTGGTGGAAAGTGGGGGCATTCGGGTGGTGGTGGATCCCAAAAGCGCGTTGTACGTTACCGGCAGCGAACTGGATTACGTGGATGCCCTGCAGGGTGGAGGATTCAAGGTTAAAAACCCCAACGCCGCCACCACCTGTTCTTGCGGGGAAAGTTTCAGCGCCTAA
- a CDS encoding glycosyltransferase family 4 protein, whose protein sequence is MKILILKRDSLARADGISQFIFSLAGAWLREGHEVVCAATHGIAVEDGVRELYELEQLPRLDVLQPEASMADWRKFLAWRRHGAALEARHQPDLILINGAVPVRFRARTILVAHDVERRWLGPLGPLGRIIYKSMTYRLAAQVVTTCPELVAPVARECRLEPAKITVIPTCIETHRYTARPLSQRAPLIIHLGQQEYKQPQMSLKALALMQRIDARLVVTGKPERSFVQALHKMPAALQQRVELPGLVPVQRLKELLATARAVSIPSKYAHPVASPTALEALASHTPAVCSPSVSSIMARDGETCFVETSVEGMARRFDELFNDAQLWQRLSARCAHIKQQFDAVTVAAQYLALAGKGNPPA, encoded by the coding sequence ATGAAAATCCTCATCCTCAAGCGGGATTCCCTGGCGCGCGCCGATGGCATCAGCCAGTTCATTTTTTCCCTGGCCGGCGCATGGCTGCGCGAGGGACACGAAGTAGTGTGCGCCGCCACGCATGGAATCGCGGTGGAAGACGGCGTCAGGGAGTTGTACGAATTGGAGCAGTTGCCCCGGCTGGACGTATTGCAGCCTGAGGCAAGCATGGCGGACTGGCGGAAATTCCTGGCCTGGCGGCGGCACGGTGCAGCGCTGGAAGCACGCCATCAGCCGGATTTAATCCTCATCAACGGGGCAGTGCCGGTACGGTTTCGGGCCCGCACGATTTTGGTGGCTCATGACGTCGAACGGCGATGGTTGGGGCCGTTGGGGCCCCTGGGACGCATCATTTACAAGAGCATGACCTACCGGCTGGCAGCCCAGGTGGTGACCACTTGTCCCGAACTGGTGGCGCCGGTGGCGCGTGAATGTCGTTTGGAACCGGCGAAAATCACCGTCATTCCCACGTGCATTGAGACGCATCGTTATACTGCCAGGCCCCTGAGCCAAAGGGCCCCTCTAATCATCCACCTGGGCCAGCAGGAATACAAGCAGCCTCAGATGTCCCTGAAAGCGCTGGCCTTGATGCAACGCATCGATGCGCGGCTGGTGGTGACCGGCAAGCCGGAGAGAAGTTTCGTCCAGGCCTTGCACAAGATGCCTGCTGCCTTGCAGCAACGTGTGGAGTTGCCTGGCCTGGTGCCGGTGCAAAGGCTCAAAGAACTTCTGGCCACGGCACGAGCCGTTTCCATTCCCTCCAAATATGCCCACCCGGTGGCCTCACCCACCGCCTTGGAAGCACTGGCCAGCCATACACCTGCGGTGTGCTCCCCCAGTGTATCCTCAATAATGGCACGGGATGGAGAGACGTGTTTTGTGGAGACTTCGGTGGAAGGCATGGCGCGGCGTTTTGACGAACTCTTCAACGATGCCCAGCTCTGGCAGCGACTTTCAGCCAGGTGTGCCCACATCAAACAGCAGTTTGATGCCGTTACAGTGGCGGCGCAGTACCTCGCATTGGCGGGCAAGGGCAATCCGCCAGCCTGA